One region of Brassica napus cultivar Da-Ae chromosome A10, Da-Ae, whole genome shotgun sequence genomic DNA includes:
- the LOC125579114 gene encoding DNA topoisomerase 6 subunit A-like, whose amino-acid sequence MADKKKRKRTKEDKDEDLPFKSILESDEAILKLLKSYISSSLTAAAAGSSGASSSSSSKPLTLADLSLSSSCREVADLSLSSVQTEIETVIVQIARSILAGDGFSFSVPSRAASNQLYVPELDRIVLKDKSTLRPFASVSSVRKTTITTRILALIHQLCLRNIHVTKRDLFYTDVKLFQDQTQSDAVLDDVSCMLGCTRSSLNVIAAEKGVVVGRLIFSDNGDMIDCTKMGMGGKAIPPNIDRVGDMQSDAMFILLVEKDAAYIRLAEDRFYNRFPCIIVTAKGQPDVATRLFLRKMKMELKLPVLALVDSDPYGLKILSVYGCGSKNMSYDSANLTTPDIKWLGIRPSDLDKYKIPEQCRLPMTEQDIKTGKDMLEEDFVKKNPGWVEELNLMVKTKQKAEIQALSSFGFQYLSEVYLPLKLQQQDWL is encoded by the exons ATGGCGGATAAGAAGAAGCGAAAGCGAACTAAAGAGGACAAAGATGAGGATCTTCCTTTCAAAAGCATCCTTGAATCAGACGAAGCTATCCTGAAACTTCTCAAATCCTACATCTCCTCTTCTCTAACCGCCGCCGCCGCAGGAAGTAGCGGCGCCTCCTCCTCGTCTTCATCGAAACCGCTAACTCTAGCtgacctctctctctcatcctcCTGCCGTGAAGTTGCGGATCTCTCCCTCTCCTCCGTCCAGACGGAAATAGAGACGGTCATCGTTCAGATCGCCCGTTCCATCCTCGCCGGAGATGGATTCTCCTTCAGCGTTCCCTCGCGCGCCGCATCTAATCAGCTCTATGTCCCTGAGCTAGACCGCATAGTGCTTAAAGACAAATCTACCCTCCGTCCCTTTGCGTCAGTTTCTTCCGTCAGGAAGACAACCATCACCACGCGGATACTCGCCCTTATCCACCAACTCTGCCTTAGGAACATTCACGTCACTAAGCGTGATCTCTTCTACACAGACGTTAAGCTTTTCCAG GACCAGACACAGAGTGATGCTGTGTTGGACGATGTGTCGTGTATGCTCGGCTGCACAAGGTCAAGCCTCAATGTAATTGCAGCGGAGAAAGGTGTGGTGGTGGGAAGGCTCATATTCAGTGACAACGGAGACATGATAGACTGCACCAAGATGGGGATGGGTGGGAAAGCCATTCCACCGAACATCGATCGAGTTGGAGACATGCAGAGTGATGCTATGTTCATACTCTTAGTTGAGAAAGATGCAGCTTACATAAGGCTAGCTGAAGACAGATTCTACAACCGGTTCCCCTGCATCATCGTCACTGCAAAAGGCCAGCCCGATGTAGCCACGAGGCTGTTCTTGAGGAAGATGAAAATGGAGCTTAAGCTTCCGGTGCTTGCCTTGGTGGATAGTGATCCTTACGGGTTGAAGATCTTGTCGGTTTATGGATGCGGGTCGAAGAACATGTCTTACGATAGCGCAAACTTGACTACACCTGATATTAAGTGGCTTGGGATCAGGCCAAGTGATTTGGATAAGTACAAGATTCCTGAGCAGTGTAGGTTGCCGATGACTGAGCAGGATATTAAGACCGGGAAGGATATGCTGGAGGAGGATTTCGTGAAGAAGAATCCTGGGTGGGTCGAAGAACTTAACCTGATGGTGAAGACAAAGCAGAAGGCTGAGATTCAGGCGTTGAGTTCTTTTGGTTTCCAGTATTTATCAGAAGTTTACTTGCCCCTGAAACTGCAGCAGCAGGATTGGCTCTGA
- the LOC106372604 gene encoding two-component response regulator-like APRR7 isoform X2, with product MNVNEEGEGSRYPVTDQKPVETKERLSGEDKANGVVMDVRNGSAGGAGGGLQIPISQQTPATVCWERFLHVRTIRVLLVENDDCTRYIVTALLRNCSYEVVEVANGVQAWKVLEDLNNHIDIVLTEVVMPYLSGIGLLCKILNHKSRRNIPVIMMSSHDSMGLVFKCLSKGAVDFLVKPIRKNELKILWQHVWRRCQSSSGSGSESGTHQTQKSVKSKTIMKSDNDSGRSGENENESNGLNASDGSSDGSGAQSSWTKKAVEVDDDSPRAVSPWDRVDSTCAQVVHSNPEVPGNHLIAAPAEKETQEQDEKFDITMGRDLEISIHGNCDLTLEPKDEPLTKSTCVGKGPLDLNSESRSSKQMHEDGGSGFKATSGHQLQDNREPEAPTTTHCKTVDTNEAAIKNPEEPMHVEHSSKRHRGAKDDETIVRDDRNVLRRSEGSAFSRYNPALNNNKLSGGNLGSNPRHDNNCQELIKRTEAACDCHSNMNESLPSNHHSRVGSNNVEMSSTTVNNAFTKPGAPKVSPAGSSSAKRSLFQPLPCDHHHSSHNLVHVPERKLPPQYGSSNVYNETIEGNNNNNNTVNYSVNGSGSGSGHGSNDPYGSSNGMNAGGVNMGSENGAGKSGSGDGSGSGSGNVADENKISQREAALTKFRQKRKERCFRKKVRYQSRKKLAEQRPRVRGQFVRKTAAATDDNDVKTPRDS from the exons ATGAATGTTAATGAGGAGGGTGAGGGTTCGCGTTACCCAGTCACTGATCAGAAGCCCGTTGAGACGAAAGAGAGGCTTAGTGGAGAAGATAAAGCTAATGGAGTTGTTATGGATGTGAGAAACGGGAGTGCAGGAGGGGCTGGGGGTGGACTGCAAATTCCAATTTCGCAGCAAACACCGGCCACTGTTTGCTGGGAAAGGTTTCTTCATGTGAGAACCATAAGAGTGTTGCTGGTGGAGAATGATGACTGTACTCGTTATATAGTTACTGCGCTTCTTCGTAATTGTAGCTATGAAG TTGTTGAGGTAGCTAATGGTGTACAAGCTTGGAAGGTGTTGGAAGATCTAAACAATCATATTGATATTGTGTTGACGGAGGTAGTCATGCCTTACTTATCTGGTATCGGCCTCTTATGCAAGATTTTGAATCACAAATCCCGTCGGAACATCCCTGTCATTA TGATGTCATCTCATGACTCAATGGGGCTGGTCTTCAAGTGCTTATCAAAAGGAGCTGTTGACTTTCTCGTTAAGCCCATAAGAAAAAACGAGCTTAAAATCCTTTGGCAACATGTTTGGAGAAGATGTCAGAGT TCTAGCGGCAGTGGAAGTGAAAGCGGAACTCACCAAACTCAAAAGTCTGTGAAATCAAAGACTATTATGAAATCTGACAACGATTCAGGACGCAGTGGTGAGAATGAGAATGAGAGCAATGGCCTGAATGCTAGTGATGGAAGTAGTGATGGCAGTGGTGCTCAG AGCTCTTGGACGAAAAAAGCTGTGGAGGTTGATGATGACAGTCCACGAGCGGTATCTCCATGGGATCGAGTTGATAGCACTTGCGCACAAGTGGTACATTCCAACCCCGAGGTTCCCGGTAATCACTTGATCGCAGCACCTGCTGAGAAGGAGACTCAAGAACAGGATGAAAAATTTG ATATCACAATGGGTAGAGACTTGGAGATTAGTATACATGGAAATTGTGATCTGACACTGGAGCCAAAAGATGAACCCTTAACCAAAAGCACTTGCGTTGGAAAGGGACCTTTGGACCTCAATAGTGAAAGCCGTTCAAGTAAACAAATGCATGAAGACGGAGGCTCGGGTTTCAAAGCTACGTCTGGTCATCAACTTCAAGATAACAGAGAACCCGAGGCACCTACTACCACACACTGCAAAACTGTAGACACCAATGAAGCTGCCATCAAAAACCCCGAAGAGCCAATGCACGTTGAACATAGTTCAAAGAGGCATAGAGGAGCTAAAGATGATGAGACAATAGTTAGAGATGACCGCAATGTGCTGAGGCGTTCAGAGGGTTCAGCTTTCTCAAG GTATAATCCAGCCTTAAACAACAATAAGCTTTCTGGCGGGAACTTGGGAAGCAATCCTCGGCATGATAATAATTGCCAAGAACTTATAAAAAGGACTGAAGCGGCATGTGATTGTCACTCAAACATGAACGAGAGTCTCCCTAGCAATCATCACTCCCGCGTCGGTAGCAATAACGTGGAAATGAGTTCCACAACTGTGAACAACGCTTTCACAAAGCCTGGAGCTCCAAAAGTAAGCCCGGCAGGATCTTCATCAGCAAAGCGTTCATTGTTTCAGCCTCTACCGTGTGATCATCATCACTCCTCGCATAATCTTGTTCACGTCCCTGAGCGGAAGTTACCACCACAATATGGATCGTCTAATGTGTACAATGAGACGATTGAaggtaacaacaacaacaacaacacagtCAATTACAGTGTGAATGGAAGTGGATCAGGTAGTGGTCATGGAAGCAATGACCCATATGGAAGCAGTAATGGCATGAATGCTGGAGGAGTGAACATGGGAAGTGAAAATGGTGCTGGCAAAAGCGGAAGTGGTGATGGTAGCGGAAGTGGAAGTGGGAATGTAGCAGATGAGAATAAGATCTCTCAAAGGGAAGCTGCTTTGACAAAGTTCCGTCAGAAGAGAAAGGAGAGGTGCTTCAGAAAGAAG GTGCGATACCAAAGCAGGAAAAAACTAGCGGAACAACGACCTCGTGTCCGTGGCCAGTTCGTCCGAAAAACAGCTGCTGCAACGGATGATAACGACGTAAAAACGCCGAGGGATAGCTAA
- the LOC106372605 gene encoding pentatricopeptide repeat-containing protein At5g02830, chloroplastic, producing the protein MRDLVIVFPSSSLITNPHHHHHNHRRRYATAPEHNRKTKYTSSLTKQLPSLSSANHLSNHFPDAVRWTPDGSVEYYADFASKLAEDGRIQDVALIAETLAAESGANAARFASMVDSDLLSKGIALNLRQGKVESVVYTLKRIEKVGIAPLDLVNDDSSVKLMRKQFRAMANSVQVEKAIDLMEILAGFRFKIKDLVDPFDVIKICVDISNPQLALRYACLLPHTEILLCRIILGFGKKGDMASVMTAYEACKQILDAPNMYIYRTMIDVCGLCGDYVKSRYIYEDLLKEDIKPNIYVMNSLMNVNSHDLGYTLKVYKNMQKLNVTADMTSYNILLKTCCLAGRVDLAQDIYKEAKRMESSGLLKLDAFTYCTIIKVFADAKMWKMALKVKEDMQSVGVTPNTHTWSSLISACANAGLVEQANHLFEEMLASGCEPNSQCFNILLHACVEACQYDRAFRLFQSWKGSSAKEALYADDIISKGGVFNPNKLNHHGPGSLVKSNSSPYIQASNRFFFKPTTATYNILLKACGTDYYRGKELMDEMKSLGLAPNQITWSTLIDICGGSGDVEGAVRILRTMHSDGTRPDVVAYTTAIKICAENKSLKLAFSLFEEMRRFQIKPNWVTYNTLLKARSKYGSLLEVRQCLAIYQDMRKAGYKPNDHFLKELIEEWCEGVIQENSQSQNKASDLEGTDFGRPVSLLIEKVASHLQERTSGHLAIDLQELTKVEARLVVLAVLRMIKEDYTRGDVVKDDLVIILGTGEANTDSGKQEVAVKDALVKLLKDELSLVVLPAGQRRVLDITQDARFVDDADQNTEHTSENTKSIVGMSTTRRPAILERLMVTKASLHKWLQRKK; encoded by the exons ATCGTCTTCCCCTCCTCCTCCCTCATAACCAAtcctcaccaccaccaccacaatcACCGCCGCCGCTACGCCACCGCACCGGAGCACAACCGTAAAACTAAATACACTTCTTCTCTCACCAAGCAACTGCCTTCACTTTCATCGGCGAATCATCTCTCAAATCACTTCCCCGACGCCGTGAGATGGACTCCAGACGGTTCCGTGGAGTATTACGCCGATTTCGCCTCGAAGCTCGCCGAGGACGGCAGAATCCAAGACGTAGCGCTCATCGCCGAGACCTTAGCTGCGGAGTCCGGAGCCAATGCGGCGCGATTCGCTTCGATGGTTGATTCTGATCTCTTATCGAAAGGGATTGCATTGAATCTTAGGCAAGGGAAGGTTGAGAGCGTGGTTTACACTCTGAAGAGAATTGAGAAGGTAGGGATTGCTCCGTTGGACCTCGTCAATGATGACTCGTCTGTGAAGCTGATGAGGAAGCAGTTTCGCGCAATGGCTAACTCTGTGCAAGTTGAGAAAGCTATTGACTTGATGGAGATACTTGCCG GTTTCAGATTCAAAATCAAAGACCTGGTGGATCCGTTTGATGTCATCAAGATTTGTGTTGACATTTCCAATCCCCAGTTAGCTCTTAG ATACGCATGTCTTTTGCCGCATACAGAGATACTGCTTTGTAGAATTATTCTtggttttgggaagaaaggagaTATGGCCTCTGTAATGACAGCATATGAAGCCTGCAAACAGATTTTGGATGCTCCTAACATGTATATATACCGCACTATGATAGATGTTTGTGGCCTTTGTGGTGATTATGTCAAATCAAGGTACATATATGAG GATCTACTGAAAGAAGACATTAAgccaaatatttatgttatgaacaGCCTAATGAATGTTAATTCCCATGATCTTGGGTACACACTAAAAGTATACAAGAATATGCAG AAACTTAATGTTACAGCTGACATGACATCCTACAACATACTACTGAAAACATGTTGCCTGGCTGGACGGGTTGATCTCGCCCAGGACATATACAAAGAAGCAAAACGAATGGAATCCTCTGGACTGTTGAAGTTGGACGCCTTTACATATTGTACTATTATAAAG GTTTTTGCAGATGCAAAGATGTGGAAAATGGCTCTAAAAGTCAAAGAGGATATGCAATCTGTTGGTGTAACCCCAAATACTCATACATGGTCGTCGTTAATCAGCGCATGTGCCAACGCAGGCTTAGTGGAGCAGGCAAATCACCTATTTGAAGAAATGCTTGCATCTGGTTGCGAGCCCAATTCTCAGTGTTTCAACATCCTACTGCATGCTTGCGTTGAAGCTTGCCAGTATGATCGAGCCTTTCGACTTTTTCAATCTTGGAAGGGAAGCTCCGCAAAGGAAGCCTTGTATGCAGATGATATAATTAGTAAAGGTGGCGTTTTCAACCCAAATAAATTGAACCATCATGGTCCAGGGTCTTTGGTGAAAAGCAATTCTTCACCTTATATCCAAGCTTcaaatagattcttcttcaaACCAACAACAGCAACGTATAATATACTCTTGAAAGCTTGTGGTACCGATTACTATAGAGGAAAAGAATTGATGGACGAAATGAAGAGCCTAGGTCTTGCGCCTAATCAAATAACGTGGTCGACTTTGATTGATATATGTGGAGGTTCAGGCGATGTAGAAGGTGCCGTACGG ATTCTGAGAACTATGCATTCAGATGGAACCAGACCTGATGTTGTTGCCTACACAACAGCTATCAAG ATATGCGcggaaaataaaagtttaaagttGGCATTTTCTTTGTTCGAGGAGATGAGGAGATTTCAGATAAAGCCAAACTGG GTGACCTATAATACGCTTCTCAAAGCACGAAGCAAATATGGTTCTTTACTTGAAGTGAGGCAATGCTTAGCCATATATCAGGACATGCGAAAAGCAGG GTACAAACCTAACGATCACTTTCTCAAGGAACTTATTGAGGAGTGGTGCGAAGGAGTCATTCAGGAAAACAGCCAAAGCCAAAACAAAGCAAGCGACCTGGAAGGTACTGACTTTGGGAGACCTGTTAGTCTACTCATTGAAAAAGTAGCTTCGCACTTGCAAGAGAGAACATCCGGACACCTTGCAATTGACCTTCAAGAACTTACCAAG GTTGAGGCTCGACTTGTTGTTCTAGCAGTTTTGCGAATGATCAAGGAAGACTATACACGAG GTGATGTTGTGAAAGATGATTTGGTGATCATCCTAGGAACCGGTGAAGCAAATACCGATTCAGGGAAGCAAGAGGTTGCTGTAAAAGATGCGCTAGTAAAGCTCCTGAAAGATGAATTGTCTCTGGTGGTTCTTCCTGCTGGACAAAGACGTGTGCTAGATATAACACAGGATGCAAGATTTGTGGATGATGCAGACCAAAATACAGAACATACTTCAGAGAACACCAAGTCGATTGTCGGTATGTCCACTACGAGGAGGCCTGCAATTCTGGAGAGGTTGATGGTGACAAAGGCGTCTTTGCATAAGTGGCTGCAGCGCAAAAAGTAG
- the LOC106372604 gene encoding two-component response regulator-like APRR7 isoform X1, producing the protein MNVNEEGEGSRYPVTDQKPVETKERLSGEDKANGVVMDVRNGSAGGAGGGLQIPISQQTPATVCWERFLHVRTIRVLLVENDDCTRYIVTALLRNCSYEVVEVANGVQAWKVLEDLNNHIDIVLTEVVMPYLSGIGLLCKILNHKSRRNIPVIMMSSHDSMGLVFKCLSKGAVDFLVKPIRKNELKILWQHVWRRCQSSSGSGSESGTHQTQKSVKSKTIMKSDNDSGRSGENENESNGLNASDGSSDGSGAQSSWTKKAVEVDDDSPRAVSPWDRVDSTCAQVVHSNPEVPGNHLIAAPAEKETQEQDEKFEDITMGRDLEISIHGNCDLTLEPKDEPLTKSTCVGKGPLDLNSESRSSKQMHEDGGSGFKATSGHQLQDNREPEAPTTTHCKTVDTNEAAIKNPEEPMHVEHSSKRHRGAKDDETIVRDDRNVLRRSEGSAFSRYNPALNNNKLSGGNLGSNPRHDNNCQELIKRTEAACDCHSNMNESLPSNHHSRVGSNNVEMSSTTVNNAFTKPGAPKVSPAGSSSAKRSLFQPLPCDHHHSSHNLVHVPERKLPPQYGSSNVYNETIEGNNNNNNTVNYSVNGSGSGSGHGSNDPYGSSNGMNAGGVNMGSENGAGKSGSGDGSGSGSGNVADENKISQREAALTKFRQKRKERCFRKKVRYQSRKKLAEQRPRVRGQFVRKTAAATDDNDVKTPRDS; encoded by the exons ATGAATGTTAATGAGGAGGGTGAGGGTTCGCGTTACCCAGTCACTGATCAGAAGCCCGTTGAGACGAAAGAGAGGCTTAGTGGAGAAGATAAAGCTAATGGAGTTGTTATGGATGTGAGAAACGGGAGTGCAGGAGGGGCTGGGGGTGGACTGCAAATTCCAATTTCGCAGCAAACACCGGCCACTGTTTGCTGGGAAAGGTTTCTTCATGTGAGAACCATAAGAGTGTTGCTGGTGGAGAATGATGACTGTACTCGTTATATAGTTACTGCGCTTCTTCGTAATTGTAGCTATGAAG TTGTTGAGGTAGCTAATGGTGTACAAGCTTGGAAGGTGTTGGAAGATCTAAACAATCATATTGATATTGTGTTGACGGAGGTAGTCATGCCTTACTTATCTGGTATCGGCCTCTTATGCAAGATTTTGAATCACAAATCCCGTCGGAACATCCCTGTCATTA TGATGTCATCTCATGACTCAATGGGGCTGGTCTTCAAGTGCTTATCAAAAGGAGCTGTTGACTTTCTCGTTAAGCCCATAAGAAAAAACGAGCTTAAAATCCTTTGGCAACATGTTTGGAGAAGATGTCAGAGT TCTAGCGGCAGTGGAAGTGAAAGCGGAACTCACCAAACTCAAAAGTCTGTGAAATCAAAGACTATTATGAAATCTGACAACGATTCAGGACGCAGTGGTGAGAATGAGAATGAGAGCAATGGCCTGAATGCTAGTGATGGAAGTAGTGATGGCAGTGGTGCTCAG AGCTCTTGGACGAAAAAAGCTGTGGAGGTTGATGATGACAGTCCACGAGCGGTATCTCCATGGGATCGAGTTGATAGCACTTGCGCACAAGTGGTACATTCCAACCCCGAGGTTCCCGGTAATCACTTGATCGCAGCACCTGCTGAGAAGGAGACTCAAGAACAGGATGAAAAATTTG AAGATATCACAATGGGTAGAGACTTGGAGATTAGTATACATGGAAATTGTGATCTGACACTGGAGCCAAAAGATGAACCCTTAACCAAAAGCACTTGCGTTGGAAAGGGACCTTTGGACCTCAATAGTGAAAGCCGTTCAAGTAAACAAATGCATGAAGACGGAGGCTCGGGTTTCAAAGCTACGTCTGGTCATCAACTTCAAGATAACAGAGAACCCGAGGCACCTACTACCACACACTGCAAAACTGTAGACACCAATGAAGCTGCCATCAAAAACCCCGAAGAGCCAATGCACGTTGAACATAGTTCAAAGAGGCATAGAGGAGCTAAAGATGATGAGACAATAGTTAGAGATGACCGCAATGTGCTGAGGCGTTCAGAGGGTTCAGCTTTCTCAAG GTATAATCCAGCCTTAAACAACAATAAGCTTTCTGGCGGGAACTTGGGAAGCAATCCTCGGCATGATAATAATTGCCAAGAACTTATAAAAAGGACTGAAGCGGCATGTGATTGTCACTCAAACATGAACGAGAGTCTCCCTAGCAATCATCACTCCCGCGTCGGTAGCAATAACGTGGAAATGAGTTCCACAACTGTGAACAACGCTTTCACAAAGCCTGGAGCTCCAAAAGTAAGCCCGGCAGGATCTTCATCAGCAAAGCGTTCATTGTTTCAGCCTCTACCGTGTGATCATCATCACTCCTCGCATAATCTTGTTCACGTCCCTGAGCGGAAGTTACCACCACAATATGGATCGTCTAATGTGTACAATGAGACGATTGAaggtaacaacaacaacaacaacacagtCAATTACAGTGTGAATGGAAGTGGATCAGGTAGTGGTCATGGAAGCAATGACCCATATGGAAGCAGTAATGGCATGAATGCTGGAGGAGTGAACATGGGAAGTGAAAATGGTGCTGGCAAAAGCGGAAGTGGTGATGGTAGCGGAAGTGGAAGTGGGAATGTAGCAGATGAGAATAAGATCTCTCAAAGGGAAGCTGCTTTGACAAAGTTCCGTCAGAAGAGAAAGGAGAGGTGCTTCAGAAAGAAG GTGCGATACCAAAGCAGGAAAAAACTAGCGGAACAACGACCTCGTGTCCGTGGCCAGTTCGTCCGAAAAACAGCTGCTGCAACGGATGATAACGACGTAAAAACGCCGAGGGATAGCTAA